GTTCGTGCGCTCCATGACCGCGACCCGCCCGTCGTTTCGGAGCCGCCAGTCGAACTGTCCGTAGCCCACGTCAACGGCGCAGACCTCTTTTGCGCCACGCCGCAGAAGCACGTCGGTGAAGCCGCCCGTCGAGGCCCCGGCGTCGAGGCAGAGACGGTCCGCAGCGTCCACGCCGAAGTCGTCCAGAGCGCGGGCGAGCTTCTCCCCGGCGCGGGAGACGTATCTTCGCGAATCTTCCTTGAGGGTGATCTCGGCGTCCGGGGAGACCTTCAGACCGGGTTTGGTCGCCACCTCGCCCCCGACGCGGACGGAGCCGGAGATCACGACCGCCTGCGCCTTCGAGCGGTTCTCGGCGAGGCCGAGCGCGACAAGCGCGGCGTCGAGGCGGGTTCGGTCCTTCATCCAGACCGTTTCATGGACGGATCAGCTCCCCCGGTGGCGGACAAAAAGGGCGAGCTGCTCAAGCCCCGAGGTGTCGCCGTCTATCTTCGAGAGCGCGCCGAGGGCGCGTCCGACCGACTCGTCGGCCTCCCGGCGCGCCCCTTCGAGGCCGTAGACCCCGACAAACGTCGCCTTGCCCTGCTCCTCGTCGCTCCCGGCGCTCTTGCCGAGTTCCTCCGTCGTCGCGGTCGCGTTCAGAACATCGTCCACTATCTGAAAACAGAGTCCGAGCTCCGCCGCGTAGTCGCTTATGGCGTCCTTCCCGCTTTCTGGCGCCCCGGCGACTATCGCCCCGATCCGGGCGGAGGATTTGATCAGCGCGCCGGTCTTGAACTCGTGGATCATACGCAGCGTTCTCGGGTCGGCGTCGGACCCCGCCCCGGTCTGGGCCATGTCTATAACCTGCCCACCGACCATCCCCTCGACCCCGGTCGAGTCGGCGAGCTCCTGCACGACCTCCAGGACCTGCTCCGGCCGGCCCTTCTGATGCACCGTGATAAGCGTCAGAGCCTCACCGAAGAAAGCGTCCCCGGCGAGTATCGCCATCGCCTCGCCGTACTTTTTGTGGAGCGTCGGACGACCGCGCCGGAAATCGTCGTCGTCCATCGCCGGGAGGTCGTCGTGGATCAGGGAATACGTGTGGATGAGTTCTATCGCCGCCGCCGAGGGCAGGGCGACCTCCGGCTCAGCCCCGAAAACAAGCGCGGCCTCCATGCAGAGCGTCGGCCTGACCCGCTTGCCGCCCGCCAGCAGCGAGTAGCGCATCGCCTCCTGAAGCACCGAGAGTTCCGGCTCGGCGGTGAAGCTCAGGCCCGCGAGGTACTCCTCGAAGATGATCCGGTGCGACTCCCAGCGTCCCGCGCCTGCCTCAGCCATGCGAAACCTTTTTCCCGGGCGGCTCTGCCGGGTCTTTATCGCCCCCGCTTTCGGAGGCTTCGGAGGCGAGGTAGGACTCCGCGCCGCGCAGAACGCCACCGACAAACGTCGGGGCTTCGTCGCTTGAGAAGCCCTTGGCGAGCTCGACCGCCTCGGTGATAGCGACGTGGGCCGGTACGTCTCCGGCGTGCGACATCTCAAAGACCCCGATGCGGAGCACCGTCCGGTCAACGGCGTTCATGCGCCCTATCGGCCAGCCGACCGCGACCTTCGATATCACCGCGTCTATCTCTTCGGCGTTTTTCTCGATGCCGTAGCAGAGCCTGACGGCGTACGGGTCGGGGTCGCCGCGGTAGGACCGCCAGCGTTTGACCGCCTCGGCGGTCCCGCTCCTGGTAACGTCGCTCCCGTAGAGGATCTGGAAAGCCTGTTTTCTGCCCGTCCGGCGGCTCAAAGCAGCCCGCCCGGAGTTGTCCGGTGTGTTTTCGTCTTGTTCACCTATACCCTCGTCAGGTACTCGCGGGAGCGGGTGTCCACCCGGATTCGGTCCCCGACGTTCACAAAGAGCGGAACCTGCACGGTGAGGCCGGTCTCGAGCGTGGCGGGTTTGGAGCCGCCGGTCGCCGTGTCGCCCTTGAGGCCGGGGTCGGTGTCGGTTACGGAGAGGTCAACGTGGCTCGGCGGCTCGACGCTCACTATCTCGCCGTCGGCGGAGAGGACGCTCACCGTCCCGTTCGCCGTTATGTACCCGGCGTTCTCCCCGATCACATCCTGCGGGATGGGGAGCTGCTCGTAGGTGTCGGTGTCCATAAAGTAGTGTAGATCGCCGTCCCGGTAGAGGTACGACATCTGCCGGGACTCGGTGCGGATGGAGTCCACCTTCTCTCCAGCCCTGAAGGTCTTCTCTATCGTCGCTCCGGTGTCCATATTGCGGAGCTTGGTACGCACGAACGCCGAGCCTTTGCCCGGCTTGACGTGCTGAAAAAAAACGATGGTGAACCGTTTGTTGTCCACCCGTATCGCGCTGCCGTTTTTAAACTGGTTGGTCGTGATCATCGCTGCCTCCCGTTATCTCATGCTGGTTCTGCGAGGTGACCGGACCTTGCCGGCCACGCCGGAGCTCCGTCCGAAGCCCCCGCAAGGTCGAATATTATCGCACATCATCTCCGGCTCTCCGAAGGGGTTCGGGCGGGATCAGGTCCCCTCCCGGGCAAGGATGTAGCCGGTCGCGGCGTGATACCCGTACGGCCCCATACCCGCCACGACCGCGCTGACGGCGGGCGAGACGACGGAGTGCCGCCGCCACTCCTCCCTTGCGTGGACGTTGGAGATGTGGACCTCGACCTTCGGGATTTCAAGCGGCTCCAGCGCGTCGTGCAGCGCGTAGGCGTAGTGCGTCCACGCGCCGGGGTTGAGGATAAGCCCATCGGAGGAGGCGGCGGCGCGGACAAACCCGACCATCTCCCCTTCGTGGTCGGTCTGGCGGAAGTCGAACTCCACGGTCGGAAAGGCCGATGCAAGACCCGACGTTATATCCCCGAGCGTCAGCGTCCCGTAGATCTCGGGTCTGCGCGTGCCGAGCGCCCCGAGGTTCACACCGTTTAGAACCGCTATCTTCATCCCGCCCCTTTCAGCGTTTCCAGCGCCTCGATGACCTCCGGCTCGGAGACCGATACCCCCCAGACCGGGCGTCCGATCTCTTCCAGCAGGACAAAGCGGTGCATCCTCGCGCCGTCTTCTGCGGCGCGTTTCTTGTCCCGGCTCATGGCGGCGAGTACCGCCCCCGCATCGAAACCCGTCTGCGTTACCGGAAGCCCGCAGGCCAGAAGCAGCTCGCGCTGGCGTTCCATGAGGTCGAAGCCGGTGTGTTTCGCTCCGATCTTCGCGGCGCAGACCATGCCGAGCGAGATCGCCTCGCCGTGCGAAAGCCTGTACCCGGAGGCGGCCTCCAGCCCGTGTCCGATGGTGTGACCGTAGTTCAGCACGGATCTCAGCCCGCCCTCGCGCTCGTCGCGCTCCACGACGCTCGCCTTGTAGCGGACCGCGTGCTCTATAAGCTTCACGAGGGGACCCGAATCGCCGGATCTGGCAGCGGAGATCGCATCGAGGTCCCTGAAGTATTCCCCGCCGGCGAGAAGTCCCATCTTGACGAGCTCCGCAAGACCGTTGGAGATCTCCCGCTCCGGAAGGGTCTCGAGCCGGGCGATGTCCGCGACGACGGCCTCCGGCTGGTGAAACGCCCCGACAAGGTTCTTGCCTTCGGGGAGATCCAGTCCGACCTTCCCCCCGACGGAGCTGTCCACCATAGAGAGAAGCGTCGTCGGGAGCATCACGAGCCTCACGCCACGCATGTAGCTCGCCGCAACGAAGCCGACGAGGTCCCCGACGACCCCGCCGCCGAGCGCGAAGATCGTCCCGTCCCGCCCGAGGCCGGTGCGGGCCACGCGACCCAGAAGCTCCGAGTAGACCTTGAGCGACTTGGACTCCTCACCCGCGATAAACTGCAGGTTGTCGAGCACCTCCCAGCCCGCGCTTTCGAGGCTTCCGCACGCGTCCGCGAGGTGCAAAGGCCCGACGTTCGAGTCGGTTACGATAACGCACGGGCCGGGCGACACGTGCGCCGCCAAAACCTCCCCGATCGGGATTTCGGCCCCGATCACGACCGGATAAGACGGCGTGAGGTCTACGGTGACGGTGTTCATCTCCGAGCTTCTCTTTCGGTCGCGACACCCTTTAGCCAGCCGGATATCTCGCCTGCGACGGCGGCCTGCCCGCGTCCGTCGGGGCGCACGGTGAGGTCGGCGGCCCGGCGATACAGAGGTTCCCTTGCGGCGTAGCGAGCGCGGAACTCATCAAAGCCGCCGCCGCGAAGGGGACGCCCCGCGCCCCTCGTTCGCCGGAAAAGAACCTCGAGGTCTTCCTCGATCATAACGGTCGGGACCTTCGCGAGGAGTTCAAGGTTCTCGGGCCTCGTCACCGTCCCCCCGCCGCACGATACGACGGCGCGTTCGCGCAGGACGGCCCTTTTCAGGCACTCGTGTTCCAGGTCGCGAAAGCCACCCTCACCCCGCGTTTCAAAGATCTGCGGTATGGAGATTCCGGCTGCCCGTTCGACCTCTTCGTCGAGATCCACGAAACAGAAGTCGAGGTCGCGGGCGAGCAGCCGCCCGACGGTGCTCTTCCCCGAACCCATGTAGCCGATCAGGGCTACCGTTCGAGCGCGATGTCGTCCGTCGTCGCTCAAGCCGGAACTCAGACGGCGGAGCCGCTGGCTATCTTCGAGATGCGCTCGATGTAGGCGTCGTAGGCGGCCCGGATGTCCACGAGGTTGTCCTGACCGAACTTGTCCAGAAACGCCTCGGCCAGCACGACCGCGACCATCGCCTCGGCTATAACGGCGGCGGCGGGTACGGCGCACGAGTCGGCGCGCTCCTTGAAGCCCATCGCGGCCTCACCCTTGGCGAGGTCAACGGTGCGAAGCTGTTTGGCTATCGTCGAGATCGGCTTCATCGCCGCCGAGATCACGACGGGCTCGCCGTTGGTCATGCCGCCTTCGAGGCCGCCGAGGCGGTTCGAGGCGCGGGTGAGCGCGCCGTCTTCGCCAAGGAGTATTTCGTCCTGCACCTCGCTGGACCGGTGCCGGGCCACGTCGAAACCGATGCCGACCTCGACGCCTTTTATGGCGTTCACGGACATGACGGCTGCGGCGAGACGCGCGTCGAGCTTGTCGCGCCAGTCAACGTAGGAGCCGAGCCCGGGCGGGCAACCCTCGGCCACCACGACGAAAGATCCCCCGAGCGCGTCCCGGGCGTAGCGGGCGTCGTCTATCTCGGACTTCATCCGCTCGGTCGTCTCCGGGTCGGGGCAGCGCACCTCGGATTCGTCGGAGATCCTGACGCCCCGGGCGGCCTCTATCTTGTCCATCGCGACGTTTCCGATGCGGTAGACCGCGCTGTTTACCCTGATCCCGAACTCGGAGAGCAGCTTTCTTGCGACCCCCCCGGCGGCGACGCGGGCGACGGTCTCCCTTGCGCTTGAACGCTCAAGGATGTTTCTCAGGTCCCCGGTCGCGTACTTCTGCATCCCGGCGAGGTCGGCGTGACCGGGCCTCGGGAGGGTGATGTCCTCCGGCGGGTCGTCCACCGGAGCGGGGTTCATCTTGTGCTCCCACTTTGCGTAGTCCTTGTTCCTGACGAGCATCGCTATCGGCGCGCCGAGCGTGTAGCCGTGCCGGACGCCGCCGAGGAACTCAATCTTGTCCGTCTCTATCTTCTGCCTGCCGCCCCGCCCGTAACCCTGCTGACGGCGGGCGAGGTCGCGGTTTACGTCCTCGGCGAGCAGGTCCAGCCCGGCCGGAACACCATGTACCAGCGTTACCTCACCCGGACCGTGCGATTCACCGGACGTGGAGAATGAGAATTTCATGCGTCTTACCTTTCTGTGATCTTTTATGGTTTTCAAGCCGCTCCCGGCCGCGCAAAGCCTGTGCAACCCGCTTCCGAAGAGTCTAGTGTAATTTTCGCTCCCGGCGATCTTTGTGGGGCAGCCGACACCCTGGGTAGACGGGGTGGTCTGACAGGGCGGATCACCGGCTCGGCAGGTTACCCCCGCTGTCGTAGAGATACCCGGTCCCGGAATTTCCACCCGAACCGGAGCCGCCGTTCGCGGAGCCACCGGCTCCTGAACCACCTGCGGAACCACCGTCTGCGGAACCACCGTCTGCGGAACCACCGTCTGCGGAACCACCGTCTGCGGAACCACCCGACTTGCCTCCACCGGCGGACCCCGGTCTGCTCTGCCCAACGGACGATTCATCGTTGCCGTACTGGTTTGCGGTAGCGTTGTTCCCGTCTGGAGCAGAGGTTGTATCCTGGCGAGGGCCATCGTTGCCGTTGCCGCCACGGTTCTCTGACTCTGTAGCTCCACGAGAATCACCGTTTGCGGAACCACCGTTTGCGGAACCACCGTTTGCGGGGTCAGCGTCTGCCGGGTCGCCACCGGAGGTGCCGGGAGTATCCTGAGCCGTGCCGTCGTCCGCCGAAGCGGGCGTGAAGAGCGAACGGAACGGATCTTTCGATTCGTAGGCGGCGAAGGATTCGGCGTTCGGGCTCTCGATCTCGGAGGGCGGGGGGCTCGCCGCGTCGTTGCCCTCGGACTGCGCGACCTCACCGCCGCCATCGCTGGAGGCGACCTCGCCGCTGTTTGCGCTCTCATCCGTTCCACCGACAAACGTTCCGGCGACAACCCACGAAAAGACGAGCAGCGCGATTACGGCCAGCACGGGCGGGATAACCTTGTTCTCCTGGATCAAGGTCCGCCAGACCACCGCGAAGGTCGCGCCCGGCGAAGTCCGACCACCCGCCGAACCCCTGCGTCTGGCACCGCGTAATCTACTGAGCAACGGTCGTCTCCTCCGTTACGGTCGTGGTCTCCGTCGCGCCGGTCGTGGCCTCGGGCGAGATCGGGGCAGCACCCCCGCCGTCACCCTCGGGCTGGAAGTAGATCTCGGCCTCTATCTCCACGTTCAGTATCGGCTCCACCCCGGTCGCGAGGTCCTCCTCCCCCGCATCAACGATTATCGGCTCGTAAGCGACGCTGTTTATCGTTACGAGCCTTACGAGATCGTTGCAGCGGAGCAGAAAGTCCCTTAGTCCTTCATAGGTTCCTTCAAAGGTCATTGTAATCGGTACAACGGAGTAAGGCCCGCCCTGGGGCGGCGCCCCCGGCGTACCGGGCTCTATCCGAACCTGCGTTACCCCGGCGGCGCCCGCAATCTGCTGCAACTGCACCACGAAGGTCGGTATCTCCGGCTCGCTCGGCACCCGCTTGTTCAACTCCAGTATGCGCTGCCCGAGCTCGCCGGAGTTGTCCCTGACCCGCTCGAGGTCCTGCACCTGAGCCTGAAGCTGCGCCACCTGAGCCTCTTTGGCGTCCCGCTCCTCCGCCCGGTCAGAGAGTCGACCGAGCAGCGGCCCCACGACCAGCAGATAACCGAGAAGAATCAAAAGCAACAGAATACCCAGGCCGATCAGAACAAGGCTCCTGCCGCTCAACGCGCTTAAGCTGACCCTTCGATTGAGGTTCACTACGGCTCCAGCCCGACGGTGTCGGCTCCGACGGCGTTTTCCTCATCCTGATACTGAGCTTCAGCAGCGGAGTTGTCGTTTGATTCAACCTGCAGTTCAGAGTCCCGGTCACCGACGATGGTAACCATCTCGGAGCTTACTTCGAAGCTGATCGCCTGCTCCTGGAAGGTGGTGCGGTCGAGTTCGGCCTGTTCGAGCCCGGAGTTTGCAAGAAAGCTGAGGGTGTCCATCTGCAAGATAAAGTCGGCCACGTTTGTGTAGTCTGCCTCCGCGAAGCCCACAAACGTAACTGCTCCCGGCGGCTGGAGCTGCTGACCGACGCTTGCGTCTATATCTACGGGCGCCGCCTCGGCGGTCAGGCTCTGAAGCGAAGTGGTGTTCGGCACAACGAAACGCAACTGCCGCAGAAACTCGTCCCACCAGAACCTTGTGCGAACGATCCCGTCCGCAACCGGCTGCTTGCTCGCTATCTCACTTTCAAGCTGAGCATAAGGCTGAAGCTCTTGTACACGTTCGGTCTGGGCTGCGATCTCCGAGTCGAGGTCTGCGATGGTGTTGTCTATTGAGTTGAGTCGAAAAAGGAAGAAGAGGCTCGACGCGGCGATCACGAAGATTATCGCCGCTCCGACGATGGCGAAGGCGCCGAGCAGTTCCTGTGGTACACCGGCGAGTCCCTGACGGCGGTCCTCTCTAGGGAGTAGGTTTACCCGCCTCATTCTTCCATCGCCAGCCCGAGCGCAACGGCGAGCACCGGCTCCATCTGCGCAAGCTGTTCGTCCGAGACGTTTGAGGTGTTCGCAACGAGCCTCCCGGTCGGTTTTGCAAGACCAGCCGGAACCCCGAGGTAATCCTCCAGATAACCGCCGAGCCCGGCGACGAGCGCGCCCTCACCGGAGACAAGGATCCTCGACACCTCTCTGGCGGAGGGCCGGGAGTTGTGGAACTCGACCGAACGCTGCACCTCGGCCGCCAGCCGCGAGGCCGCGTCCTCCAGCCCGCGCCGGATATCGTACACGAGCGCGGGGTCCAGCCCCCCGCCGGACCCTCCACCCTCGGGCTCCGGCGCTGTCCCCTCACGCGGTTCTCCGGCCTCCTTCTCCGCGTCATCCTGTTCCCCGCCGGTCGCCTCGCCCCCTTCGGTTGCCTCCTCGAATTTCGGGATGTAAAGGGGTTCCGTTATCTCGTAAGTCGTACTCCCGGGTTCATCGTCGCCGGGGTCTTCGGATAAACCTGATTCTGAGGTAAACGGTGAGATATTCGCTTCGGGTTCAAGGGCCAGACGCTCTGCTTCGTCCTGCGAAAGGTCCGCGCTCCGGGTTACGGAAGCGACGAAGTTCCTGAGTCCGAGGTTCAGGAACTGGGAGTGGGTCGGGGTTCGCCCCTGAACAACGACGAGGTTCGAGAACTCGGTACCGACATCGAGCAGAAGGGTGGTGTCTTCGTCGTCGAAAAGGTCTTCGGGGAGGGCGGACCTTGTAAGCGAGAGAGCTTTTACGTCGATGCCCACCGGCTTGAGGCCCCCCTCACGAACGGCCCCGGTGTAGCTTGAGATCATCTCCCGGTGTGCGGCGACGAGTATGACGTGGTCATCGTCGGGGTTCTCCGTCGAAGGCCCGAGCACGACGTGGTCAAGGATAACGTCCTCCATCGGCATGGGAATGTGTTCCTCGGCCTGGAAGCCGAGCGCGCTTTCAAGGTCCTCGGGGCTCAGACGCGGGAAGTCTACGAAGCGGACGATCACGTTGTTTCCAGCGACCCCCAGCACGACCGAGCGACCCCGGAACTCGTGCAGCTCCCAGAACTTGCGGATCTCCCGCGAAAGCAGCTCCGAGTCGGCGACCTCTCCATCCACTATCACGCCCTCGGGCAAGCGGTGGTAACCGACGTGCTGAAGCGTGTATCCGTCCTCGCCCCGCACAAGCTGGACGGCCTTTATCGCCTCCCGGTCGATATCCATTCCGATGGTCGGCCTCTTGACAAACCCGGGCAGCTTCAACGCGCCCCGCAGAGATCATCGCCGAAGAGAATCATCTCGCGTCGGCCCGCTTCACGCAGGAGTTGGATTCGACTACCGCTCCGTCCTCGACGCTCGCCTTGCGCTCGATGCTGGCGTTGTTCCCGAGAACGACCTTCGCCCCGACAACCGCCCCGGCCCCGACGACCGCCCCGGCGGAGACCCAGACCCCCGCCCCGACCTGAGCGTCCCGGTCTATCACCGCCCCGGGGCCGATAAAGCTGTGGCTCCCTATAGAAGCATCCGGATGAACCACCGCCCCGGCCGCGAGTATGCTCCCGTCGCCTACCTCAGCAGCCTCCGAGATATAGGCAATAGGATGCGCCGCCTTGAAAAACTCCCCGCCGAGGGCCCGGATGGAGTTCGCGATCTTCAGTCGCGCCGTTCCGTCCGTTATCGCCACCACCACAAAGGCACTCTCGATGGAGAGCATGCTTTTAAGCATCGCCACGTCCCCGACAACCGGGACACCCCGGACCTTCGGCGGGAGCGTCGCGCAGGCATCGTCGTAGAAGCCGATCACCTGGTTTTCGAGGCCGCTTGCGATAAGAACATCCAGCGCAAGACGACCGTAACCGCCCGCTCCAACGATAACGACCCTCATCTCTTCTTCCATGCCGACCCGCTGCTCTTCGACCTCCGGCTGCGGGTCGAACGTATCAACTCTGGGGCTGTTGATCTCCACCCTCCCCCGTGTCTTCGAGCCTGAACTCTGCGGCAGTCTATCACCGCTTCCGGCTTTTTGCGTAGTTGCCTACACCTGCGGAAACCCCGTCAGAGCCCCGCTTATCAACCGTCCATCTCGAACGACGTCCGGCTTTTCGGGAGCTCTCCCGTAGGTGACCTACCGCAGTAAGATGCCTGAAATATCGTTGCCCCGCAAGAACTCCGCAGCAGACATCCTGCGAGCGCCCGGCGCCTGCAACTCAAGCACCTCCACCCGTCCGGCCCCGCACCAGACAAGGATACGACCCTCCTCCACCGTGGTCCGTCCGGCCTCCCCGCCTCCGGAACCGGCATCGAGCGGCCTGACCCGCCACAGCTTCAACGTTTCGTCCCGACCCGCAACTCCGGTCCTCGCCCCGATGCGCGGTGAGAGCGCGCGCACCACGTCGCTCACCTCCCGCGCCGTCGCATTCCAGTCTATACGCTGATCCTCACCCGAAACCTTAGATGCATACGTTGCCTCGAAACTGTCCTGTTCTCTGAGGGTTATGCTTCCGGCCTCCAGCTCCGACAGAACCTCCACCATAGCTTCACCCCCGAGAGCGGCAAGTCGTTCGGTAAGTTCTCCGCCGGTTGTTTCCGGGTGGATATCCGTGCGGACCACGCGGGCGACGGGCCCGGTATCGAGTCCTTCATCCATCTTCATGATGGAGATGCCGGTCTCCGTCTCCCCGGTTATGATGGCGCGTTCCACGGGGGCGGCCCCCCGGTATTTCGGCAGTACGGAGGCGTGGACGTTGTAGGCCCCGAGCCGGGCGGCCTCGAGGGTCGGCCTGCGAAGGATTTGACCGTAGGCGGCTACGACGAGCACGTCGTTCTCCCGGATGCGTCCGTTCGCCTCGGAGATTCTCTCCGGCTGAAGCAGGGGCAGGTCGTGTTCGCGGGCGAAGTCGGCGACCGGGGTGGGGACGAGCTTCCGGCCCCGGCCTCTTCTGCGGTCGGGCTGGGAGACCACAAGCCCGATTTCGTGTTCGGAGGCGTTCATGGCGCGGAGGATTTCGGCGGCGAAGTCCGGCGTCCCGGCAAAGGCAACCCTCAGCACGACGGGGAGTTCAGGAGCGGTTCAGGAGGCGCTCGCGCATCTCGCGCATCGCGGTGCGCCGCGACTCCCGGTCGGTCCGGTCAAGGATAAGAACACCGTCGAGGTGGTCTATCTCGTGCTGGAAGATCCTCGCCAGAAGACCTTCGGCTTCGATCTCGAACACCTCACCGTCGAGGTCCTGCGCCCGGACGGTTACCTTCGTCGAACGGTCAACGTCAACCTGCACGCCGGGGATCGAGAGACAACCTTCGGGGGAAGTCTCTTCTCCGGAGGCCGAGGAGATCTCGGGGTTCACAAGGACGAGCCGCTCCTCTTCGTACTCGGCGACAAGGATGCGCTGCAGCCGACCGACCTGGTTGCCGGCGAGGCCGATGCCCTCGTGTTCCTCCATCGTCTCGAACATCTCCTCGGCGAGCTTCTCGAGCGATTCGTCGAAAGTACGAACCTCCGAAGCCCGCGACTTGAGTACCGGGTCTCCAAAACGCCTGATCTCGAGTGCCATTCGTTACATCTCCTCCGGGTCTATCTCGACCGTTATCCTGACCCTCCACGATGACCGCGCCGCCTGCCTCGCGATATCGGCTGCAAGAGGGGCGACGGTTTCCCTGCTCCGGGAACTCAGGAGTACAAGCCAGTCGTCTTTGTTTCTGGGATCGGCTACGGGACCGGAGGATCTCACACCACCTCTGTCCGCCCTAGCCGAGATGGATTCTACCGCACGGTGAACCTCCGTTGCGGGCCCGCGAACCGAGAGCCGGGCGAGATGTCCGAACGGAGGGTAGCCGAGCGACCGCAGCCGGGGAAGCTCTCCGCTGGCGAAGGCCCGGTAGTCACCCCGGACGGCGGCCCGAAGCGTGGCGTCCTCCGGGTTGCGCGTCTGTACGACAAGGCTTCCGGCGCACTCCGCGGCCCGGTACAGAACACGGAACGCCCGTTCGGCCGTAGCCGTCCGGTCTCCGAACAGCATGTCGTCCGCATCCGGCACCGCTACCACATCGCGGCAGACCTCCAGCAGGCGCGAGGGCGTTCCGACGACTACCGAAGCGTCTGCGTCAACGCTCTCCCGGGCCGTCAGGCGTCCGACCGTGACCCCGAGCTTCTCCCGGAGCCGAAAGGCGACGCCCTCCACCGTCGCGCCGGAGGTGGTCGTCCGGCGTGAACCGCAGCGCGCACAACCCGCATCTTCAAGAGCACCCCCACCGCAGCCGGCGCAGGCCGCCGGTCCGTCCGCTCCGCCATCACCGGAGGTCGAAAGCGGTTCGTTGCAGTTCGAGCAGGAGCGGGTTCGACCGCAACCCCGACAGACAACGTAGGACGAAGAGCTCGTTCGAGCGACCACCACGCCAACCGTCCCGTCGGATTCCAGCGTCCGGCGACAGGCGTCGAGCAGCGCGCGGCTGAACGAAGAGCCGGTCCCGCGCATATCTACGAGGCGGATCCCGGGCCATAAACCGTGGTGTTCGGCGGGGAGTTCCGTAACCCGCCCGGCCCCGACCGCCGCGTAGAGCCGGAGAGACGGACAGGGTGAGAGGAAGAGAACGCCTGAGCCCTCGATCCTCGCCCGCAGCGCGGATATATCCCGGACGTGCATCGGCACCCCCTCGTGTCCCGGCCTCGCCCGGTGAGCCGGGTTCGGCTCGTCGAGGATGATAACGGAGAAAGGTTTCGAAAGCGGCGTCAGAGTGGCGGCCCGGGTCCCGACCAGCACGTCCAGCCCGCCTTCCGCAGCTTCTCGCCAGACCTCACCCCGACCATCCCCGATACCGGCGTGATAGACCCCGATGCGCGTCCCGTCGGGCAGCTCGTTCCGGAGCCGACCGGCGATCTCCTCGACCCTCGCCACTTCCGGCGCAAGCACGAGCGCACCAGCCCCGGAGCCCACGACCCTTGCGACCGCCGCAACGGCCTCGTCGCACAGGCGAGCCGTCGGAACCCGCCGAAGAAAGACCCCGCCCGGAAACTCTACCGGCCCCGTTGCGGCGTCGCACCGCTCCCCCCCGCCCGCTACAAAGATCGACTCCGAGCATCGCTGTTCTTCGAGGCTCACCAGACCACGCCCGACAAGGGCTCGGAGCGTCTGACGC
This sequence is a window from Rubrobacter indicoceani. Protein-coding genes within it:
- a CDS encoding PilN domain-containing protein — translated: MRRVNLLPREDRRQGLAGVPQELLGAFAIVGAAIIFVIAASSLFFLFRLNSIDNTIADLDSEIAAQTERVQELQPYAQLESEIASKQPVADGIVRTRFWWDEFLRQLRFVVPNTTSLQSLTAEAAPVDIDASVGQQLQPPGAVTFVGFAEADYTNVADFILQMDTLSFLANSGLEQAELDRTTFQEQAISFEVSSEMVTIVGDRDSELQVESNDNSAAEAQYQDEENAVGADTVGLEP
- the pilM gene encoding type IV pilus assembly protein PilM, which gives rise to MDIDREAIKAVQLVRGEDGYTLQHVGYHRLPEGVIVDGEVADSELLSREIRKFWELHEFRGRSVVLGVAGNNVIVRFVDFPRLSPEDLESALGFQAEEHIPMPMEDVILDHVVLGPSTENPDDDHVILVAAHREMISSYTGAVREGGLKPVGIDVKALSLTRSALPEDLFDDEDTTLLLDVGTEFSNLVVVQGRTPTHSQFLNLGLRNFVASVTRSADLSQDEAERLALEPEANISPFTSESGLSEDPGDDEPGSTTYEITEPLYIPKFEEATEGGEATGGEQDDAEKEAGEPREGTAPEPEGGGSGGGLDPALVYDIRRGLEDAASRLAAEVQRSVEFHNSRPSAREVSRILVSGEGALVAGLGGYLEDYLGVPAGLAKPTGRLVANTSNVSDEQLAQMEPVLAVALGLAMEE
- a CDS encoding DapH/DapD/GlmU-related protein — translated: MEINSPRVDTFDPQPEVEEQRVGMEEEMRVVIVGAGGYGRLALDVLIASGLENQVIGFYDDACATLPPKVRGVPVVGDVAMLKSMLSIESAFVVVAITDGTARLKIANSIRALGGEFFKAAHPIAYISEAAEVGDGSILAAGAVVHPDASIGSHSFIGPGAVIDRDAQVGAGVWVSAGAVVGAGAVVGAKVVLGNNASIERKASVEDGAVVESNSCVKRADAR
- the fmt gene encoding methionyl-tRNA formyltransferase, with the translated sequence MLRVAFAGTPDFAAEILRAMNASEHEIGLVVSQPDRRRGRGRKLVPTPVADFAREHDLPLLQPERISEANGRIRENDVLVVAAYGQILRRPTLEAARLGAYNVHASVLPKYRGAAPVERAIITGETETGISIMKMDEGLDTGPVARVVRTDIHPETTGGELTERLAALGGEAMVEVLSELEAGSITLREQDSFEATYASKVSGEDQRIDWNATAREVSDVVRALSPRIGARTGVAGRDETLKLWRVRPLDAGSGGGEAGRTTVEEGRILVWCGAGRVEVLELQAPGARRMSAAEFLRGNDISGILLR
- the def gene encoding peptide deformylase, producing the protein MALEIRRFGDPVLKSRASEVRTFDESLEKLAEEMFETMEEHEGIGLAGNQVGRLQRILVAEYEEERLVLVNPEISSASGEETSPEGCLSIPGVQVDVDRSTKVTVRAQDLDGEVFEIEAEGLLARIFQHEIDHLDGVLILDRTDRESRRTAMREMRERLLNRS